Below is a genomic region from Zea mays cultivar B73 chromosome 9, Zm-B73-REFERENCE-NAM-5.0, whole genome shotgun sequence.
gaagacgacgaactccgcttcgcccgaccccagggctcggactcgggctcagccccggaagacgacgaactccgcttcgcccgaccctagggctcggactcgggctcagccccggaagacgacgaactccgctccgcccgacccagggctcggactcagccctgacctcagccgacggtctccgcctcgcccgacccgggggctcggactcgacctcggcctcggaaggcagactcgacctcgacctcggaggagcctccacgtcgcccaacccagggcacggaccgaccacgtcaacaggaggcgccatcattaccctaccccaagctgactcaggctacggggaacaagaccggcgtcccatctggctcgctccgccagacaagtaatgatggcgccccgcacgctctgtgacgacggcggctctcagcccccttacggaagcaagaggatgtcagcaaggactcgacagccccgacagctgtccttccgccaggctccagcgctcctccgacggccacgacaccacatgaaccgggtgccaaaacctctccggctgccacgatggcatgtacttagggcgctagctctcctccgctagacacgttagcacactgctacacccctcactgtacacctggatcctctccttgcgcctataaaaggaaggaccagggccctcttacaaggggttggccgcgcgaggaaggacgggactggcgctcgcgtgaggccgctcgctccctcccgcgtggaacgcttgtaacccctactgcaagcgcacctgacctgggcgcgggacaaacacgaaggccgcgggatttccacctctcacgcccgtctccctccggctgcctttcccccttcgcgctccgtctcgcgccgacccatctgggctggggcacgcggcgacaatttactcgtcggtccagggacccccgggtttcgaaacgccgacagcttgcaagagccaagaacgtcgtgtcgtgcttgggctgtagcctcggcccgtagtgctggcccggcccgacacgattattttttattttacaaaaaaaacatatatacctatatacaatttatattcaatattaaaaacatcttagcgcgatattctactggttagacagtttcacccaGTGTCTTCCGTCCTTCTTCCATTAGGGtaccgttttttaacattttacgctgatttaattaaatggatcgacgggctaacgggctgacccgacacagttagcagatCGGCATGACGTGTCTGTATCATAGTTGTGGCCCGTGTCGGGCATCGTTTGGCATCTATAGATGTGCAACGGATTAATTTAAAATagttgtgaggggttatttgtaaaaaatgacgcatgatgaccattgaaactggtgctttaagtatagtatatatATGTGAAATTAATTTTATAATTATACTATATTTAATATTCATAATTATTATTTAAATATTCGATGTGACAGGGGCTAAACTTTAGCGGAGAACAACCAGCTAAAGATTCAAACAATAAAAGTTAGAAGTGACTAAATTAATATTTTTTTTATCTTTGGTCACTTCctatttaaataaattaatatTTTTTTATCTTTAGTCACTTTTAGGTCTTCCTATTTAAATATTTAGCTCTTAAATTATTAAATTTTAGTCACTTTTGTCTTAACTCCAATGATCGAAGCAGATCTTAACTGAGGTAAACAGAAAACAGAAACAAAGAAATAAGAAAAATAGGAGCTGCAAAAGGAACGCGAGAAAAATTACGGCCCAGGAAGCCCACTTGCAGTGCGGGCGCGGATGTGCATTTCCCTTTTCAACCCACTTGCAGTGTCGACTGGGCTACCGCGGTattaccgccgccgccgccgccgccctacgCCGGTTACCGAGGTCTTCGTCAGCCCCTTCGCCGGCGGCGAGCACCCTTTAGGTATTCCTTTCCCGGCTCCCGCTGCGCGAAACCGGCCACCCAAATTTGTCCTTCACTGGGTGTCTGGGTCCGATCCTGGCCTGGCTGAAGGGGCTTCCAGCAACACACACGTGGGCGAGGTCTTTATCGAAATTCCCGAGAGAAATGTGCTTGCAGTTTTTTACCGTGCTCCCTTCTTCCATTCCATGCTTCCTTTTTCTTGCATGAATGGTACCCGACTCGGATGGCTCAATGAGTTGAAATAATATGACGTTGTAGTATACTGGATATAGGTTATAGAGTGATTATGGGTCAGCCATGAATTTTTAGACCAACAATTTGCATTTAAGCTGATTATTTGGTGCATAAAGATATGTTTATAGGATAAGTCAGAAGGAACAATTTTTGGAATGCTATATTTACACAGGTTGGTGATAGAGGCAGGTAGGAGCGGCTCCGATGCGGACCGCCTAAGATGAGCCCATTACGTTCTCGCGTCGGCTTACACTGGCTCCCACGCCGTGGGTGGATGTTTCGCCAGGCCAAGACGAGCATCCATGCTTGTCGCGACTGGTGCTGATGCCTGGTTGCAGGCCTTTGGCGGACCGACGTTGCTTCCTCGGGTCAAGGTTTTGGCCTCTCACGAAGAGGATGCCAGGAAAGAGAATGACATGGTGGAGGAGATTCTAATCCCCAAGGTAAGACGTTTGACATGGTGGAGGAGATTCTAATCCCCAAGGCAAGACGTTCGCCGGGTTTTGCAGGTGCTCGTCGGTCGGAGTTAATTTATTTTCGTGTATACACCCGACGTTGGTTAATTTAATATCCAGTCTACGCAAGTTGGCAGGAGGACATGAGAAAAATGTGCTAGAAATTGTGTTCCGTGGATTTCAGTGTGCTGATTCTATTTAGTTTTTGCCAATGGATTTCATACCCCATGTCCTAATTGTGTGCCACTTCTTTTGCTTATGGAATTTCCACGGCCAAATTGCTTCTAGCAAACAATTGGTGGCAATTGGTTTGTTCCGTTTCGTGCTCCATGAGACATGCAGCtcaccttcgtcgtcgctccctcCGTCAAAGCTTTGCTCCACTACCTATGGCAAAGAGTTGGATAAAGTGACTGGTCAAAAGAGGTACACTGATTCTAACTGGCGTCAAGTGGTGACATTCATGTTTTCTAATTATTAGTGGATGTTTTCTAATTATTAACATCCATGTTTTCTAATTATTACCATTGACAAGATGATGTTCCATAAGAAACTTTTATTCTGTTGCTCATCAATGTGCCCCTCCCCCCATTGAGATTTTGATGACATGATGCTCTGTACAAGTTGTGTGATTGTAGGAAGCATAGAATTGGTGGAAGTGTTGATGTATTGCATTGGGTCTCATGGCTGATTATGTAGAATATATAAAACTAGCATCCATGTTGGTAGGCAATGTGGTACTATTCCTATTTACTCTAATACATGCATCATTTTTATACATATATATTACACATCTTTTAAAGAAAACAGACATATATTTTATGCATACCGAGTTGACTGATTATGCATATATGTATCATTTTTGTAGACGTGGTGTTATTAACTATGACACAAGTTTGTGCTTGGTCTACCCATATATTTCAACTCTGAAGTGTCTACTTATTCATCTAAACAAGGCGTCACATATTTACAGCCCACAGGTATAATACCCATATATCTTTACAGACCATAGTTCTTTTGAAAAGCACACATCACAGCAGTTGCAAAGATACATGTCAGTGTTGTGGAACCTTTAGTAGTGTCGTGGCCAAGTTTTCTAGTATTCATCAAATGCGGGCGGGGCAGACAGGTGGAGCCACCTACGCAAGAaatagaagcaacaaaatagaaaGTCACTAATACATGGATGTGCCAAAATCACGAGTATAGAGGCACTACAATCATTACGATTATTCTGTTTTTTCAAACAAGTTCAGGAAGGGATTTACCGCCAAATAGGAAGATGCTGGAAAACTTTCTCATCATCTGACTCTGAAATCTTCACCCCCTGAGGAACCTCACCTTTCTGGTAGCAACCCAGAGGCATTGCGATAAGAGCCAGACTGCGTAGTTTCGGAAGCCTTAACAACTCTTCAGGCAGGTGGACCAGTTTGGGGCACTTGCAAAGCGTCAACACCCTGAGACATATCATGGATCCACACTCAATTTTCCATTTCTCC
It encodes:
- the LOC100501042 gene encoding uncharacterized protein; the encoded protein is MTCLNKEIRKIGAAKGTREKLRPRKPTCSAGADVHFPFQPTCSVDWATAVLPPPPPPPYAGYRGLRQPLRRRRAPFSKQLVAIGLFRFVLHETCSSPSSSLPPSKLCSTTYGKELDKVTGQKRWKGSQISAATSGMAELSKQALGSTEDCLLESLMGCLASPSSLGAGGRGPHIQGT